One stretch of Gadus macrocephalus chromosome 12, ASM3116895v1 DNA includes these proteins:
- the LOC132469014 gene encoding LOW QUALITY PROTEIN: uncharacterized protein LOC132469014 (The sequence of the model RefSeq protein was modified relative to this genomic sequence to represent the inferred CDS: inserted 3 bases in 2 codons): MPDSCCAIGCTNRRGDNPGLCFYRIPSEKENPXRRLWICALRRASVPGENQQWQPSKYTRLCSEHFIKGAKCGDPLSPDWVPSIFSHIPATKKRKREKDMERYEQHSRMKNKRVEEKKKKDAVDVLLDLSSVPDAGLAPPAVDEQQCDNKPCKEXRLQRECNDLREENRKLKDIIKSGTFDELAFEKDDEKVKAMTGIPTYSKLQVAITFVFSFLQTGTNLSPFQQLLLTLMRLKMNLPLSLLGCMFKISIPTASRTFRSTIEVLNARLAPALLFWPNREELQFRYLDRFFVNVLVLLTALKFLLKGLET, translated from the exons ATGCCAGATAGTTGTTGTGCAATTGGCTGCACAAATCGACGAGGAGACAACCCTGGGTTGTGCTTTTACAGAATCCCGTCTGAGAAAGAAAACC GGAGGAGGTTGTGGATATGTGCCTTGAGACGTGCCTCCGTCCCTGGGGAAAACCAACAATGGCAACCATCCAAGTACACACGTCTTTGTAGCGAACATTTCATCAAAG GTGCCAAATGTGGCGACCCTTTGTCCCCTGACTGGGTTCCATCCATCTTCTCACACATTCCAGCCACCAAGAAGAGGAAAAGGGAGAAAGACATGGAAAGGTATGAGCAGCACAGCAGAATGAAGAacaagagggtggaggagaaaaagaagaaagatgCAGTGGATGTCCTCCTTGACCTGTCATCAGTACCAGATGCTGGACTTGCCCCACCTGCTGTGGATGAACAACAGTGTGACAACAAGCCATGCAAGGA AAGATTGCAAAGGGAGTGTAATGACCTCAGGGAGGAAAACCGTAAGCTGAAAGACATTATTAAATCAGGAACATTTGATGAACTGGCTTTTGAAAAAGATGATGAAAAAGTGAAGGCAATGACTGGAATCCCCACATATTCAAAGTTACAAGTAGCTATAACATTTGTGTTTTCATTTCTGCAGACTGGTACAAACCTCTCTCCCTTCCAACAACTTCTGTTAACTCTTATGAGGCTAAAAATGAACCTTCCCCTGTCATTGCTTGGTTGTATGTTTAAGATCTCAATTCCAACTGCCAGCAGAACATTTAGAAGCACCATTGAAGTGCTGAATGCAAGACTTGCTCCAGCACTTTTGTTTTGGCCAAATCGAGAGGAGCTTCAGTTCAGATATTTAGACAGGTTTTTCGTAAATGTGCTTGTATTATTGACTGCTTTGAAATTTTTATTGAAAGGCCTAGAAACCTAA